A region of Etheostoma cragini isolate CJK2018 chromosome 2, CSU_Ecrag_1.0, whole genome shotgun sequence DNA encodes the following proteins:
- the LOC117935113 gene encoding LOW QUALITY PROTEIN: lysozyme g-like (The sequence of the model RefSeq protein was modified relative to this genomic sequence to represent the inferred CDS: deleted 2 bases in 1 codon), translating into MPPKTVTRALLHMLEDLNDTQLKYFISAILDRKEEPRVRRAFLVGKTCQEIADVLVSTYTESGAKDVALETLGVINCNAQRQSFAKDTELLTSVSNYGDIMRVETTGASWQTAQQDKLGYSGVNASHTMASTDTERMQKYRSKINKVGGIQYMIDPALIAAIISRESRAGNTLDDGWGDFHNAWGLMQVDVNPNGGGHIARGAWDSEEHLCQATEILVHFIGRIRHKFPHWSTEQQLKGGIAAYNMGDGSIHSYDNVDGCTTGGDYSNDVVARAQWYRNYGGF; encoded by the exons ATGCCTCCAAAGACCGTTACAAGAGCTCTGCTCCACATGCTGGAGGACCTAAATGacacacagttaaaatattTCATCTCTGCCATCTTGGACCGCAAGGAAGAGCCGCGGGTCAGAAGGGCCTTTCTGGTAGGCAAAACTTGTCAAGAAATCGCAGATGTCCTGGTTTCAACTTATACAGAGTCCGGAGCTAAAGACGTGGCCCTGGAGACGTTGGGGGTGATTAACTGCAACGCGCAAAGACAGAGCTTCG CCAAGGACACAGAACTACTGACATCTGTTTCCA ATTATGGAGACATCATGAGGGTTGAAACTACTGGTGCCTCGTGGCAAACAGCTCAGCAGGACAAGCTGGGATACTCAG GTGTGAATGCATCACACACCATGGCAAGTACTGATACAGAAAGAATGCAAAAGTACAGATCTAAAATCAACAAGGTGGGaggtatacagtatatg atCGATCCAGCTCTCATTGCTGCCATCATCTCCAGAGAATCCAGGGCTGGAAACACACTAGATGATGGCTGGGGAGACTTTCATAACGCATGGGGACTGATGCAG GTTGATGTCAATCCAAATGGAGGTGGACACATTGCACGGGGCGCGTGGGACAGCGAGGAACACCTCTGCCAAGCTACTGAGATCTTGGTTCATTTCATCGGCCGCATTCGCCACAAATTCCCGCACTGGAGCACGGagcagcagctgaaag gAGGGATAGCAGCCTACAACATGGGGGATGGAAGCATTCATTCCTATGATAACGTGGATGGCTGCACAACAGGTGGAGACTACTCCAATGATGTTGTTGCCAGAGCTCAGTGGTACAGAAACTACGGAGGCTTTTAA
- the LOC117935129 gene encoding lysozyme g-like: MQIDVNPKGGGHIARGRWDSEEHLCQATDILIHFILCVKHAFPHWSKEQQLKGGIAAYNAGDEKIHSYEEVDAETAGGDYSNDVVARAQWYKSNGGF, translated from the exons ATGCAG ATTGACGTTAATCCAAAGGGAGGTGGACACATCGCAAGAGGCCGATGGGACAGTGAGGAACACCTTTGCCAAGCCACCGACATTCTGATTCATTTCATATTATGCGTAAAGCATGCATTCCCTCACTGGAGCAAGGagcagcagctgaaag GAGGGATAGCAGCCTACAATGCAGGGGATGAGAAAATCCACTCCTATGAAGAGGTGGATGCCGAAACCGCAGGTGGAGACTACTCCAATGATGTGGTTGCCAGAGCTCAGTGGTACAAAAGCAATGGTGGCTTTTAA